The Cotesia glomerata isolate CgM1 linkage group LG7, MPM_Cglom_v2.3, whole genome shotgun sequence genome segment cggcgtcccactgcgattgccatcgtgcgatgctgttctgccgttcttcagctctgagttcctcggcactttgtgtGGTTGttctctttcgttggtaaaggttccgtctttcctcagctaggactctgagcggcaaagttccggaaatgacacacactgcttcctctgatattgttcgaaaggcgcttgcaactcgtagggcactcatacgatatattggtccagcttttctccatgaatcttgcatctctagtgcgtcagcccaaatggatattccgtaggtgagcaccgatgtgactactgatgacaatagtagcctcctgctctgctttgggcctccgacgttcggcatcaatcgtgcgagactagctctcactactgacgctttcgtacagacgtgttccacttgctgcttgaagttgagtcgggcatcaagcatcactcccagatatcgtatatgaggttgtgatgtgatttctcggtcaccgacttttagcttaattgtttcaatttcttttcggctggtaataagcactgcttcggtcttctgcttggccagttgtaggttcactgtatccatccactggttgatcttctcaaaagtgatgtcaaacagatgttgaatctcgtcgaggtgtttggcgacgatcactgcggcaacatcatccgcatacgctaccagtttgacacatcttggaagattcagtctcaggagcccgtcatacatgatattccacagaagtggaccaagaacagagccctgtggcacaccaccggttatatcatactctttcggaccattctttgtatcgtatttcagcactctatctgtaaaatagctaatcactagtctgcgaagatatgttggcacgttcttctcgtcgagagcttgcatgatgcagtcccaattagcggaattgaaagcatttttgatgtccaaggcagccaccaggcagtacttcttcgttccacccttccatctagttcctgcgattgcctctttggctgtattaacaaccaggttgatcgcgtccagggttgatcgtcctttccggaatccatactggttgtctgccaagagtgggtcgactactgcatctattcgttgatgatacgctcaaatatcttacccgccgtatctagcatgcagagtggtcggtaagatgacggttcttctggcggtttctttcctttaggtaaaagtactaaccgttgctgtttccacttacgaagaaaagtcccctccttgaggcatgcgttgtaagcgtctagaaataatgttggtgctgcctttatgatggttttcaaggctatattaaggattccgtccaatcccggcgctttattatttcctacccgattacaggcctccaacaattcttcttcagtgacaggtggaatgtcgtccagttcatcttgcgttgactgataattgagactgtgttgctgtggaaacagcgtagtgacgattttctgaaggagttggggacacgtaggtgatggcatttgttgtttcttcaggtgcgtcatgatcaccttatacggccgaccccacacgtctttgtcgacctcgtatatgagctctttccagcatcttcctttgctctcttttatggccttattaagttcacgacgagcttttttatactctgcgatcagcactgcagagttaggtcgttgatagccacgctgtgatattcttctctttcgatgacactctttacggaggttgctgatatgatcattccaccagtgtaccgcaggtcttgaattcataacacgtttgcgaggcatactggcatcacaagcttgtgttactcgcatcatcagggccttagtatgttcttctgcaggtgtgtgtgtgtgtgtgtgtgtgtgtgtgtgtatgtgtgtatgtatgtatgtgaccctcttataacttttgaacggcttgaccgatttcatcgcgatTGACGCCATTTGAAAGAgattgaccaaacttagatttaaAATACCATTTCgaccgattcgaaccagtagattctaagaaatctcaaaaaaactacaaaaaaaaattttttgaaatgtggtttttttggaattacttttaaatggcttcaccgatcaatttcaaaatctagtcagctcttaagataaaaaaaccacgtcgatcaccgcaagcccggtcaaaatcggttgattcgttcgtgagttatcgttgtcgaaagaaaaccgaaaaaagcgtttttttcggaattacttcgaaattcctggctcgatcgatttaaactcgaagattcttcatggggcttcaaaaactgcgtcgattgccgccaagcacgtgaaaatcggttcattcattcaaaagttattgccgtttgaaaatttaaaaaactgttttatcaaactGCCATTaaagttttgagctcgaagagctcaaatgaaacaaaaatcatatttttcagctcgaagagctcaaaaacgtaatgtgttaatttaagcgcctaagtacaaaatgagcgggaagttgcaggggtggcgtttagggtcaaccgtcgtcctaatttttttttttttaatgaaaatacttTGAAAATCACATTTAAAAGTTCTTATATTTATCACGTTTTTCTAATCAAGTTTCTAGTCAAATTTTGTTATGGATATTTTTACAGTTTCGACAAgactttctttaaaattatcaattcttgtatgaaaaagaattttttttttttatgaaaatatttttcaaaaatattcttaaagttataatatctatagaaatttataaatttaattttttactcatattatttcaaagacttaataatgaaattaacaATTGACTTTGCTAAAAATATAGCACTTGTATTgttacttcaaaaattttcaaaaggaATTATATCAAgttcaaatttcaaaattacttgaatataaaatcattatcaaaaacttaacatttttaaaaatggttatcaaatattttaaagtaatttacgaatttttttatatatatcaaaattcacggaataatgaaatgttttaattttttggacaaatccaattttaaaaaattatcaatttaaaacttctctttgtaaatattttaatacaatttttcaaactagaaaaaaaaatttcaaattcaaaattataacatcaacaaaaaaaaaataaaaaccaaacTTACATCAGTGAGTTGTCCCCATCCGTAAGGATCCATGGTAGAATTAATGTGCGGGTCTGTCGGGTAGGTGTCAACCGGTGCGCGTTGTCCGTGTCGCATTAactaatcacaaaaaaaaagtaattaaaattagtaatcATTCTACTGCCATCCATGAATCCACCCGATAACAAAGTACAGAATAGCGGTCGtcgaaattatcaaaataatggTCAAGCAAATGTACCGAAAAATCACCAAGCACAtaagcatttttaaaaaaacaaaatgaatcATTAAACCATGAATATTGCcgctaaatattatattataaaattatatattaattaaaatcaatcatttgtTTACTTACCAAAGTGACTTGTCTCAATGTGCTCTGGTCCTTTTCACCCTGCGACTGGTCGCCATCGCCTCTGCCAATTGACAAAGCTGAAGCAATATTTAccgttaattaataattgatattttataaaaaaaatgtatacatttatttttataattaattaattgataccTCCTGCGGCGCCCAACAACGCTATGCTTGCAAACACCAGTCTCACGTTAATCATTTTACAACAATAttcacaattaataaataataaattcctaattaataaataaagtaacgATAGAATTAATTGGTACTAGCACgtgtaatttgaattttattcgCGGGAGATCCTACAGACACTGATCACTCAGTTCGACTCGCGGCTTAGATAACGCAGTCCCCACTCCACCGCATTTTCGTTAAACAGGAAAATATTTCGAGTTTATGGATAATGAACAATAAGAAATTGGTTATTATCCATCCACCAATTCTAACTCAACAATTTTCCCACACTTGATTTATACAACCctcctttaaataaataatacccTCTCTAAAGTCTTACCGTTAGCAACAATTCCCCAACTCCATTTTTTTCTACCAATCATAAAcctaaatacaataaaatgtaTAGTTGTTTAGAATTGGTAAAACTGTAATGCCAAGAATCGGATCTTAGCGATTGAGTGTAAGGTTGAGTTGATGtacgtaaaatttattaattgcagtttattagaattaaataattgtcgataataattgaaatattgaAACACAATATTTTGTGATTTAATAGATAGTTTTGATGTATATACGTGGTGAAGGAGTTAGATAGCTGGATCGGCCTTCAGTTTGAACATATGACTATATTTTTAATgtgattattgtaatttaataatcggGTTGATATTAGTTCATAggaataataacaaattttatcattataatttattatcggagctatgaaaatattcattattttcatgatgaattttttaaataaaaaattcataggaattttatagaaactaaaatattgaacACTTAAATAGTGAATCACTAAAATAGTGAAAACTTTTCACCCTGCAAATACGATTACAAAATGTAAATGAAAAGtgtgactttaaaaaataaataaaacaattatttattaataaatctctAAAAACAataagatgaaatttttaatttttatttaaaacttcttCCTCATTTCGTCAGTACTCTAGCTTACCAAATACTATCTTCGGATTAGAAGAAATatttgggttaattttataaaccaatttattattacattactGATCCTTagattaattacaataaataaataaataatttaattactttaactgcataaattttgaaaatccaaATTGATAAGAGAAGTTCGTAGTTAATgacaataacaattattatcattataatcgGGGAATTTTAAGCTGGAGGAGCTGGGGGAATTTCGTAATTCGGATCATCGACTTTGCACTCATCTTCGTAGTTATCGATGATCATGGGCGACATTAGTTCCTTGAACTTCTCCAGAGGACATTGATGTTCGCAGCCAGGAACAGTGAGCGGCCGCGTCTCATAATCAGGCGCGTTGCGGTAGAACAACTGAACGTACCACTGACCGTTGCTCTCATGAAGTTCCACGAGTACCATTGCGTTGAACCCGGGTTCTATTTCATCCCAGACACCCATTGTAGAGAGCATATTAACTACCGTGTTGTCATGGGCTACGTAGGCGTACATTTTCCGGGACTTGGGCGTCAGTTTTCCGGTAGATCGGTCCTCCATCTTGTTTACCATTTTCGTGACAAATGGCCCGCCAGATAGACGACGAAGCTTGTCGTTCCACACGTTCTGCGAGAGACTGAAGACCATCAAAGGCGACATTTTTCTCGGGTAGTACTTATGAACCCATTCAGGAAGTTTCATTCCCATTTTTtcctggaatttttttttaattaatatttttatcaattatcaatttgTATCTTATGGAAAAaaggtgaaaaaatttatgtacttACTTCAGAAACTAAAGTACCATAAACGTTAGCAATGTCTCCAGGATTTTTTATCGGCAAACCAGAATATTCAGCGACATAAGCATACATATCCTGGTTTTTCATGTTAATTTCTCGTACAGCTGGATCGTGATCGACCTTGACTCGTTCAACAGTTAATTTTGGACAAGCGTTCCAAATAATCAGCAGctagttttttaacaaatcaagGTGTAGGTGAAAATAATCAACTAgtttaatcaacaaataaataaattaatcaattgatagaacgaaataataaaaattaccttaTCTTCAGGCCTGGTCCAGTAATGAAGCACAACAGGTTGCCAGTCAACCCCGGATTTGAACTTCTGCTTCTCGTTGGGCTTCCACAGCGCCGCTGACAATATCATCGCGGTCATCTTTGCTCGGTCCGCGGAAGTACTTTGCAGCCAGAACTTGTCGGGCGAATAATCGTCACCCAAAAATTCTCCGTATCGGTCCCGAAGGAACAAACCTTCGTTGTAAGCTACCAGGCGTCCTTTCTGTGGAAAAAAATCTCATCAGTTTCTCCACTCTCCACGTGCCAGGTAGACTATAAATCTTGaatgttaaatattgtttctttattttcttttagatTATGAAACTCGCTATGACGTAAAATGTTGggttttttaatcaagtttttagtcgaatatttttatagatttttttactattcttctcgaataattaaaaaaaatatcaattatctgataaaaaacaactttttcgtgatttaaaaaaaagtttttattatcgatattttttaaaagtttttatatttataaaaaaatttattacagtaGTTTAGTATAAAATCCATCtatgaaattaattgattttatttttcactcaatttatttctattttttaaaagtaaataacatTTCTATTTCATTTTTCTAATCAAGTTTCTAGTCGGATGTTTTTATGGGTATTTTGACacgatttattttaaaattatcaattctaggataaaaagtgaattttttattttttcttttaatgaaaatactttgaaaaaaattctaaaagtttttatatttatagaaatttataaatttaatttttcactcatattttttcttaggtttaataatgaaattaaattgatatcGCTAAAATATAGTAATTGTCTTgttatcttaataattttcaaaagaaattacatcaagttcaaatttaaaaattgtttgaatataaaatcattatcaacaacttaacattttttaaaatgattattaaatatttcaaagtaatttacgaatttttttacataaatcaaaattcacggaaaattaaagttttttaattttttggacaaactcaatttcaaaaattataaatttgaaacttctcttattaaatattttaatataatttttaaaactagaaaaactcaaaactcttttattattttctttcagATCACGAAACTTGCTATGAtgtaaatattgaatttttttacaatcgcGTTTTTGGAAAATCggtatcaaaaatttattgaaaaaatttcacatgtaaaaaacttgaaaaactataagtgcaattttttagaaatatctttttagttgtatttaattaataaaaaaaatcaaaaatttttagacgtctgctaacttcagtgtcatgtAATTTACTTAGTTTTTCTacatttatcaaaatttttagaatttccgGGACAAAcccaatttgaaaaaattaaatataatattataaatcttcaaattataaaaaaaaaaatttcaatctcaaaattataacatcaacaaaataaaataaaaaccaaacTTACATCAGTGAGCTGTCCCCATCCGTAAGGATCCATGGTAGAATTAATGTGCGGGTCTGTCGGGTAGGTGTCAACCGGTGCGCGTTGTCCGTGTCGCATTAactaatcacaaaaaaaaagtaattgttCTACTGCCATACATGAATCCACCCGATAACAAAGTACAGCATATTGGTCGtcgaaattatcaaaaaataatgctCAAGCAAATGTACCGAAAAATTACCAAGCACAtaagcatttttaaaaaaacaaaatgaatcATTAAATCATGAATATTGCcgctaaatattatattataaaattatatattaattaaaatcaatcatttgtTTACTTACCAAAGTGACTTGTCTCAATGTGCTCTGGTCCTTTTCACCCTGCGACTGGTCGCCATCGCCTCTGCCAATTGACAAAGCTGAAACAATATTTAccgttaattaataattgatattttataaaaaaaatgtatacatttatttttataattaattaattgataccTCCTGCGGCGCCCAACAACGCTATGCTTGCAAACACCAGTCTCACGTTAATCATTTTACAACAATAttcacaattaataaataataaattcctaatttataaataaagtaacgataaaattaattggtaCTAGCACgtgtaatttgaattttattcgCGGGAGATCCTACAGACACTGATCACTCAGTTCGACTCGCGGCTTAGATAACGCAGTCC includes the following:
- the LOC123269849 gene encoding venom acid phosphatase Acph-1-like, whose protein sequence is MINVRLVFASIALLGAAGALSIGRGDGDQSQGEKDQSTLRQVTLLMRHGQRAPVDTYPTDPHINSTMDPYGWGQLTDKGRLVAYNEGLFLRDRYGEFLGDDYSPDKFWLQSTSADRAKMTAMILSAALWKPNEKQKFKSGVDWQPVVLHYWTRPEDKLLIIWNACPKLTVERVKVDHDPAVREINMKNQDMYAYVAEYSGLPIKNPGDIANVYGTLVSEEKMGMKLPEWVHKYYPRKMSPLMVFSLSQNVWNDKLRRLSGGPFVTKMVNKMEDRSTGKLTPKSRKMYAYVAHDNTVVNMLSTMGVWDEIEPGFNAMVLVELHESNGQWYVQLFYRNAPDYETRPLTVPGCEHQCPLEKFKELMSPMIIDNYEDECKVDDPNYEIPPAPPA